In Streptomyces sp. NBC_00448, the following are encoded in one genomic region:
- the pruA gene encoding L-glutamate gamma-semialdehyde dehydrogenase: MDAVTQVPVPVNEPVHTYAPGSPERARLEAKLKELAGNPIELPLVIGGRERQGGGDRFEVVQPHNHAAKLGSGAAADSQDARDAVDAALAAAPAWRATSFDDRAAIILRAAELLAGPWRETLVASTMLGQSKTVQQAEIDSPCELVDFWRFNVHFARQILAEQPVANAPGVWNRLDHRPLEGFVYAITPFNFTAIAGNLPTAPALMGNVVVWKPAPTQTHSALLLMRLLKEAGLPDGVINLVTGRGEAVSEVALTHPDLAGIHFTGSTKTFQYLWRTVGENIEGYRSYPRIVGETGGKDFVVAHPSADPAVLKTALTRGSFEYQGQKCSASSRAYIPRSIWEGGFKEEFAAEVDGITMGDVTDFTNFVGALIDEAAFAKNKAAIERAKADPAVEVVAGGTYDDSVGWFVRPTVLLCTDPGNEIFRQEYFGPLLAVHVYDDSDGTAFDAMLDQMESVAPYALTGSVVARDRAAVAHVMERLRFAAGNFYINDKSTGAVVGQQPFGGARASGTNDKAGSAQNLLRWTSTRAIKEALVPPTDYRYPHQG, encoded by the coding sequence ATGGACGCTGTGACCCAGGTCCCCGTGCCGGTCAACGAGCCGGTGCACACCTACGCGCCCGGCAGCCCGGAACGCGCTCGGCTCGAAGCGAAGCTCAAGGAGCTGGCCGGCAACCCGATCGAGCTGCCGCTGGTGATCGGCGGCCGGGAACGGCAGGGCGGCGGTGACCGGTTCGAGGTGGTGCAGCCGCACAACCACGCCGCCAAGCTGGGCAGCGGCGCCGCCGCCGACAGCCAGGACGCGCGGGACGCCGTGGACGCGGCGCTGGCCGCCGCCCCGGCCTGGCGCGCCACCTCCTTCGACGACCGCGCCGCCATCATCCTGCGCGCCGCCGAACTGCTGGCCGGCCCCTGGCGGGAGACGCTGGTCGCCTCCACCATGCTCGGCCAGTCCAAGACGGTGCAGCAGGCCGAGATCGACAGCCCCTGCGAGCTCGTCGACTTCTGGCGGTTCAACGTCCACTTCGCCCGGCAGATCCTCGCCGAGCAGCCGGTCGCCAACGCGCCCGGCGTGTGGAACCGGCTCGACCACCGCCCGCTGGAGGGCTTCGTCTACGCGATCACGCCGTTCAACTTCACCGCGATCGCGGGCAACCTGCCCACCGCCCCCGCGCTGATGGGCAACGTGGTGGTGTGGAAGCCGGCGCCCACCCAGACGCACTCCGCGCTGCTGCTGATGCGGCTGCTGAAGGAGGCCGGGCTGCCCGACGGTGTCATCAACCTGGTCACCGGGCGCGGCGAGGCCGTCTCCGAGGTGGCGCTCACCCACCCCGACCTGGCCGGCATCCACTTCACCGGTTCCACCAAGACCTTCCAGTACCTGTGGCGCACGGTCGGCGAGAACATCGAGGGCTACCGCTCCTACCCGCGGATCGTCGGCGAGACCGGCGGCAAGGACTTCGTGGTCGCCCACCCGTCGGCCGACCCGGCGGTGCTGAAGACCGCGCTCACCCGCGGCTCCTTCGAGTACCAGGGCCAGAAGTGCTCGGCCTCCTCGCGCGCCTACATCCCCCGCTCGATCTGGGAGGGCGGCTTCAAGGAGGAGTTCGCCGCCGAGGTCGACGGCATCACCATGGGCGACGTCACCGACTTCACCAACTTCGTCGGCGCCCTCATCGACGAGGCCGCGTTCGCCAAGAACAAGGCCGCGATCGAGCGCGCCAAGGCCGACCCGGCCGTCGAGGTGGTGGCCGGCGGCACGTACGACGACTCGGTCGGCTGGTTCGTCCGCCCGACGGTGCTGCTCTGCACCGACCCGGGCAACGAGATCTTCCGCCAGGAGTACTTCGGCCCGCTGCTCGCCGTGCACGTCTACGACGACAGCGACGGCACGGCCTTCGACGCGATGCTCGACCAGATGGAGTCCGTGGCGCCGTACGCCCTCACCGGCTCGGTCGTCGCCCGCGACCGCGCGGCCGTGGCGCACGTGATGGAGCGGCTGCGCTTCGCGGCCGGCAACTTCTACATCAACGACAAGTCGACCGGTGCCGTGGTCGGCCAGCAGCCCTTCGGTGGCGCCCGTGCCTCGGGCACCAACGACAAGGCCGGCTCCGCGCAGAACCTCCTGCGGTGGACCTCGACCCGTGCCATCAAGGAGGCGCTGGTCCCGCCGACCGACTACCGCTACCCGCACCAGGGCTGA
- a CDS encoding 3-isopropylmalate dehydrogenase, with amino-acid sequence MSRSINLAVIPGDGIGQEVVTEGLKVLAAALPQETKLETKEYDFGAKRYHATGQTLTDADLAELKAHDAILLGAIGDPSVPSGVLERGFLLKLRFAFDHFVNLRPSKLFPGVGTPLAGSPDIDFVVVREGTEGPYTGNGGAIRTGTPAEVATEVSLNTAYGIERVVRDAYARAQARPRKKLTLVHKNNVLVHAGGLWTRVFEAVGKEFPDVSTDYLHVDATMIFLVTQPERFDVIVTDNLFGDIVTDLAAAVSGGIGVAASGNINPSREFPSMFEPVHGSAPDIAGQSKADPTATVLSVALLLRHLGYDAEADRIDAAVQADLAERTGGPARSTVQIGDALAARVAG; translated from the coding sequence ATGTCTCGCAGCATCAACCTCGCAGTGATCCCCGGCGACGGAATCGGTCAAGAAGTCGTCACCGAGGGTCTCAAAGTCCTCGCCGCGGCCCTCCCGCAGGAAACCAAGCTGGAGACGAAGGAGTACGACTTCGGCGCCAAGCGCTATCACGCCACCGGTCAGACCCTCACCGACGCGGACCTCGCGGAGCTGAAGGCCCACGACGCGATCCTGCTCGGGGCGATCGGCGACCCGTCGGTGCCGTCCGGCGTGCTGGAGCGCGGTTTCCTGCTGAAGCTGCGGTTCGCCTTCGACCACTTCGTCAACCTCCGGCCCAGCAAGCTGTTCCCCGGCGTGGGCACCCCGCTCGCGGGCAGCCCGGACATCGACTTCGTGGTGGTCCGCGAAGGCACCGAGGGCCCGTACACCGGCAACGGCGGCGCGATCAGGACCGGCACCCCCGCCGAGGTCGCCACCGAGGTGAGCCTCAACACCGCGTACGGCATCGAGCGCGTGGTGCGCGACGCGTACGCCCGTGCCCAGGCCCGCCCGCGCAAGAAGCTCACCCTGGTGCACAAGAACAACGTGCTGGTGCACGCCGGCGGCCTGTGGACCCGGGTCTTCGAGGCGGTCGGCAAGGAGTTCCCCGACGTCAGCACCGACTACCTGCACGTCGACGCCACCATGATCTTCCTCGTCACGCAGCCCGAGCGGTTCGACGTGATCGTCACCGACAACCTGTTCGGCGACATCGTCACCGACCTCGCCGCGGCCGTCTCCGGCGGCATCGGCGTGGCGGCGAGCGGCAACATCAACCCCAGCCGCGAGTTCCCCTCGATGTTCGAGCCCGTGCACGGCTCGGCCCCGGACATCGCCGGCCAGTCCAAGGCCGACCCGACCGCGACCGTGCTCTCCGTCGCGCTGCTGCTGCGCCACCTCGGCTACGACGCGGAGGCCGACCGGATCGACGCCGCCGTCCAGGCCGACCTGGCCGAACGCACCGGCGGCCCGGCCCGCTCCACGGTGCAGATCGGCGACGCGCTGGCCGCTCGCGTGGCCGGCTGA
- a CDS encoding branched-chain amino acid aminotransferase translates to MTTPTIELKPSSHPLPAAEREAILSDPGFGRYFTDHMVTIRWTAGRGWHDAQLVPYAPLSVDPANMTLHYAQTIFEGLKAYRQPDGGVATFRPEANALRFQASSRRLAMPELPVETFIEACDVLVRQDKDWVPTEGEASLYLRPFMIATEVGLGVRPADEYLFLVIASPAGAYFSGGVKPVSVWLSEEYVRAAPGGTGAAKTGGNYAASLVAQAQAIEHGCDQVVWLDAIERRWIEEMGGMNLYFVYGNRIVTPSLTGSLLPGITRDSLLAIAADLGYEVGEGRISVEDWKHGNEDGTLTEVFACGTAAVITPVGSVKSTRANWTVGDGGPGEVTMRLRSALLDIQTGQAADPHGWMHPLGV, encoded by the coding sequence ATGACGACGCCCACGATCGAGTTGAAGCCCTCCTCGCACCCGCTGCCCGCGGCCGAGCGCGAGGCGATCCTGTCCGACCCCGGTTTCGGACGGTACTTCACCGACCACATGGTCACCATCAGGTGGACTGCCGGCCGCGGCTGGCACGACGCCCAGCTCGTCCCGTACGCCCCGCTGTCGGTCGACCCGGCGAACATGACGCTGCACTACGCGCAGACGATCTTCGAGGGCCTCAAGGCGTACCGCCAGCCCGACGGCGGCGTGGCCACCTTCCGCCCCGAGGCCAACGCGCTGCGCTTCCAGGCGTCCTCGCGGCGGCTGGCGATGCCCGAGCTGCCGGTGGAGACCTTCATCGAGGCGTGCGACGTGCTGGTCCGCCAGGACAAGGACTGGGTGCCCACCGAGGGCGAAGCCTCGCTCTACCTGCGGCCGTTCATGATCGCCACCGAGGTCGGGCTCGGTGTCCGCCCGGCCGACGAGTACCTCTTCCTGGTCATCGCCTCCCCGGCCGGCGCCTACTTCTCCGGCGGCGTCAAGCCGGTCTCGGTCTGGCTCTCCGAGGAGTACGTCCGCGCGGCCCCCGGCGGCACCGGCGCGGCCAAGACCGGCGGCAACTACGCGGCCTCCCTCGTCGCCCAGGCGCAGGCCATCGAGCACGGCTGCGACCAGGTGGTCTGGCTCGACGCGATCGAGCGGCGCTGGATCGAGGAGATGGGGGGCATGAACCTGTACTTCGTGTACGGCAACCGGATCGTCACGCCCTCGCTCACCGGTTCGCTGCTGCCCGGGATCACCCGGGACTCGCTGCTCGCCATCGCCGCCGACCTCGGGTACGAAGTCGGCGAGGGCCGGATCAGCGTCGAGGACTGGAAGCACGGCAACGAGGACGGCACCCTCACCGAGGTGTTCGCCTGCGGTACCGCCGCCGTGATCACCCCGGTCGGCTCGGTCAAGTCCACCCGGGCGAACTGGACGGTGGGCGACGGCGGTCCGGGCGAGGTCACCATGCGACTGCGCTCCGCGCTGCTCGACATCCAGACGGGCCAGGCCGCCGACCCGCACGGCTGGATGCACCCGCTCGGCGTGTAG
- a CDS encoding proline dehydrogenase family protein, whose protein sequence is MLGPVLLAASRSDRLRRVVAAAPVTRPVVERFVAGDALHPAMDTVHALTASGLDVTLDHLGEDVTDRATARHTRDAYLRLLETLAAADLGDRAEVSVKLSAFGQALPDGGHDVALENVRAVAELATATGTTVTLDMEDHTTVDSTLAVLRELRREHPRTGAVLQSYLFRTEADARDLATAGSRVRLVKGAYKEPAHVAFQDRKSVDRAYVRALRTLFEGDGYPMVGSHDPRMIAIAQDLAARAGRAPGSYEFQMLYGIRTAEQRRLAAAGERMRIYVPYGADWYGYFMRRLAERPANLAFFLRSFAPSR, encoded by the coding sequence GTGCTCGGTCCCGTGCTGCTCGCCGCGTCGCGCAGCGACCGGCTGCGCCGCGTCGTCGCCGCCGCGCCCGTCACCCGTCCGGTGGTCGAGCGCTTCGTCGCGGGTGACGCGCTGCACCCCGCGATGGACACCGTCCACGCGCTGACCGCGAGCGGTCTCGACGTCACCCTCGACCACCTCGGCGAGGACGTCACCGACCGGGCCACCGCCCGGCACACCCGCGACGCCTACCTGCGGCTGCTGGAGACGCTGGCCGCCGCGGACCTCGGCGACCGCGCCGAGGTCTCGGTGAAGCTCTCCGCCTTCGGCCAGGCGCTGCCCGACGGCGGCCACGACGTCGCGCTGGAGAACGTCCGCGCGGTCGCCGAACTCGCCACCGCGACCGGCACCACCGTCACGCTCGACATGGAGGACCACACCACCGTCGACTCGACGCTGGCCGTCCTGCGCGAGCTGCGCCGCGAGCACCCGCGCACCGGCGCCGTGCTCCAGTCGTACCTTTTCCGCACCGAGGCCGACGCCCGCGACCTGGCCACCGCCGGCTCGCGGGTCCGGCTGGTCAAGGGCGCCTACAAGGAGCCCGCGCACGTCGCCTTCCAGGACCGCAAGTCCGTCGACCGCGCCTACGTCCGCGCGCTGCGGACCCTCTTCGAGGGCGACGGCTACCCGATGGTCGGCTCGCACGACCCGCGCATGATCGCCATCGCCCAGGACCTCGCCGCCCGCGCCGGCCGCGCGCCCGGCTCCTACGAGTTCCAGATGCTCTACGGCATCCGCACCGCCGAGCAGCGGCGACTCGCGGCGGCCGGAGAGCGTATGCGCATCTATGTCCCCTACGGCGCAGACTGGTACGGCTACTTCATGCGCCGCCTCGCCGAGCGCCCGGCGAACCTCGCCTTCTTCCTGCGCTCCTTCGCCCCCAGCCGCTGA
- the cimA gene encoding citramalate synthase, translating to MTAEPDDSFHVFDTTLRDGAQREGINLTVADKLSIARHLDDFGVGFIEGGWPGANPRDTEFFARAAAELELEHATLVAFGATRRPGAKAADDPQVNALLESGAPVITLVAKSHDRHVELALRTTLEENLEMVRDTVAHLVAQGRRVFVDCEHFFDGYRANPAYATAVVSAAHEAGASVVVLCDTNGGMLPKQVQAITAQVLADTGARLGMHAQDDTGCAVANTLAAVDAGATHVQCTANGYGERVGNANLFPVAAALELKHDRRVLPEGALGEMTRISHAIAEIVNLPSSTHQPYVGVSAFAHKAGLHASAIKVDPDLYQHIDPERVGNTMRMLVSDMAGRASIELKGKELGIDLGGDRELVGRVVARVKERELKGYTYEAADASFALLLRDELQAGRPDGPRRFFRTESWRAITEDRPDGSHANEATVKLWAKGERIVATAEGNGPVNALDRALRVALEQIYPQLGTFALVDYRVRILEGRSGTDSTTRVLITTSDGAAEWSTVGVADNVIAASWQALEDACAYGLIRAGLEPQD from the coding sequence ATGACCGCCGAACCCGACGACAGCTTCCACGTCTTCGACACCACGCTGCGCGACGGCGCGCAGCGCGAGGGCATCAACCTCACCGTCGCCGACAAGCTGAGCATCGCGCGGCACCTGGACGACTTCGGTGTGGGCTTCATCGAGGGCGGCTGGCCCGGTGCCAACCCCCGCGACACCGAGTTCTTCGCCCGGGCCGCCGCCGAGCTGGAGCTGGAGCACGCCACGCTGGTGGCGTTCGGCGCCACCCGCCGCCCGGGCGCCAAGGCCGCCGACGACCCGCAGGTCAACGCGCTGCTGGAGTCCGGCGCGCCGGTCATCACGCTGGTCGCCAAGTCCCATGACCGGCACGTGGAACTGGCACTGCGCACCACGCTGGAGGAGAACCTGGAGATGGTCCGCGACACCGTCGCGCACCTCGTCGCCCAGGGCCGCCGGGTCTTCGTGGACTGCGAGCACTTCTTCGACGGCTACCGGGCCAACCCGGCGTACGCCACCGCCGTGGTCAGCGCCGCGCACGAGGCCGGCGCGTCCGTGGTGGTGCTCTGCGACACCAACGGCGGGATGCTGCCCAAGCAGGTGCAGGCGATCACCGCGCAGGTGCTCGCCGACACCGGCGCGCGGCTCGGCATGCACGCCCAGGACGACACCGGCTGCGCGGTCGCCAACACCCTTGCCGCGGTGGACGCCGGCGCCACGCACGTGCAGTGCACCGCCAACGGCTACGGCGAGCGGGTCGGCAACGCCAACCTCTTCCCGGTCGCCGCCGCGCTGGAACTCAAGCACGACCGGCGGGTGCTGCCCGAGGGCGCGCTCGGCGAGATGACCCGGATCTCGCACGCCATCGCCGAGATCGTCAACCTGCCCTCCTCCACGCACCAGCCGTACGTGGGCGTGTCCGCGTTCGCGCACAAGGCCGGGCTGCACGCCTCCGCGATCAAGGTCGACCCGGACCTCTACCAGCACATCGACCCCGAGCGGGTCGGCAACACCATGCGGATGCTGGTCTCCGACATGGCCGGCCGCGCCTCGATCGAGCTGAAGGGCAAGGAACTCGGCATCGACCTCGGCGGCGACCGCGAGTTGGTCGGCCGGGTGGTGGCCCGGGTCAAGGAGCGTGAGCTGAAGGGCTACACGTACGAGGCCGCCGACGCCTCCTTCGCGCTGCTGCTGCGCGACGAACTCCAGGCCGGCCGGCCGGACGGGCCGCGGCGCTTCTTCCGCACCGAGTCCTGGCGCGCCATCACCGAGGACCGCCCCGACGGCTCGCACGCCAACGAGGCCACCGTGAAGCTGTGGGCGAAGGGCGAGCGGATCGTCGCCACCGCCGAGGGCAACGGCCCGGTCAACGCGCTCGACCGCGCCCTGCGGGTGGCGCTGGAGCAGATCTACCCGCAGCTCGGCACGTTCGCGCTGGTCGACTACCGGGTCCGTATCCTCGAAGGCCGTTCCGGCACCGACTCCACCACCCGGGTCCTCATCACCACGTCCGACGGCGCGGCCGAGTGGTCCACGGTCGGCGTCGCCGACAACGTCATCGCCGCGTCCTGGCAGGCACTCGAGGACGCCTGCGCCTACGGCCTGATCCGGGCCGGCCTGGAGCCGCAGGACTAG
- the serA gene encoding phosphoglycerate dehydrogenase, with translation MSQKPVVLIAEELSPATVDALGPDFEIRHCNGADRAELLSAITDVDAILIRSATKVDAEAVAAANKLRVVARAGVGLDNVDVAAATKAGVMVVNAPTSNIVTAAELACGLIIATARNIAPANSALKAGEWKRNKYTGVELSEKTLGVVGLGRIGVLVTQRMSAFGMNVVAYDPYVQPARAAQMGVKLLTLDELLEVSDFITVHLPKTPETLGLIGDEALHKVKPSVRIVNAARGGIVDEEALAAALKEGRVAGAGLDVYAKEPCTDSPLFQFDNVVATPHLGASTDEAQEKAGIAVAKSVRLALAGELVPDAVNVQGGVIAEDVKPGLPLAEKLGRIFTALAGEVAARLDVEVCGEITQHDVKVLELSALKGVFEDVVAETVSYVNAPLFAQERGVEVRLTTSSESPNHRNLVTVRGTLADGTEVSVSGTLAGPKNLQKVVAVGDEDVDLALADHMAFLRYTDRPGIVGTIGRILGEVGVNIAGMQVARAAAGGDALVALTVDSTIPAGVLTDIADEIGATSARAVNLTD, from the coding sequence GTGAGCCAGAAGCCTGTCGTACTCATCGCAGAAGAGCTGTCGCCGGCCACGGTCGACGCGCTCGGCCCGGATTTCGAGATCCGGCACTGCAATGGCGCGGACCGAGCCGAACTGCTGTCCGCGATCACCGATGTCGACGCCATCCTGATCCGCAGCGCCACCAAGGTCGACGCCGAGGCGGTCGCCGCCGCGAACAAACTGCGGGTCGTCGCCCGCGCGGGCGTCGGCCTGGACAACGTCGACGTGGCCGCCGCCACCAAGGCCGGCGTGATGGTCGTGAACGCCCCGACCTCCAACATCGTCACCGCCGCCGAGCTCGCCTGCGGCCTGATCATCGCCACCGCCCGCAACATCGCGCCCGCCAACTCGGCGCTGAAGGCCGGTGAGTGGAAGCGCAACAAGTACACCGGCGTCGAGCTGAGCGAGAAGACCCTCGGCGTGGTGGGCCTGGGCCGGATCGGCGTCCTGGTCACCCAGCGGATGTCCGCCTTCGGGATGAACGTCGTCGCGTACGACCCCTACGTGCAGCCGGCCCGCGCCGCCCAGATGGGGGTCAAGCTGCTCACCCTGGACGAGCTGCTGGAGGTCTCCGACTTCATCACCGTCCACCTGCCGAAGACCCCCGAGACGCTCGGCCTGATCGGCGACGAGGCGCTGCACAAGGTCAAGCCGTCGGTGCGGATCGTCAACGCCGCGCGGGGCGGGATCGTCGACGAGGAGGCGCTGGCCGCCGCGCTCAAGGAGGGCCGGGTGGCCGGCGCGGGCCTGGACGTGTACGCGAAGGAGCCGTGCACCGACTCCCCGCTCTTCCAGTTCGACAACGTGGTGGCGACCCCGCACCTGGGCGCCTCCACCGACGAGGCGCAGGAGAAGGCGGGCATCGCGGTCGCCAAGTCGGTGCGGCTCGCGCTCGCCGGTGAACTGGTCCCGGACGCGGTCAACGTGCAGGGCGGCGTCATCGCCGAGGACGTCAAGCCCGGGCTGCCGCTCGCCGAGAAGCTGGGCCGGATCTTCACCGCGCTGGCCGGCGAGGTCGCCGCCCGCCTCGACGTCGAGGTCTGCGGCGAGATCACCCAGCACGACGTGAAGGTGCTCGAACTCAGCGCGCTCAAGGGCGTGTTCGAGGACGTCGTGGCCGAGACGGTGTCGTACGTCAACGCGCCGCTGTTCGCGCAGGAGCGCGGGGTGGAGGTCCGTCTCACCACCAGCTCCGAGTCGCCCAACCACCGCAACCTCGTCACCGTGCGCGGCACCCTCGCCGACGGCACCGAGGTGTCGGTCTCCGGCACGTTGGCCGGCCCGAAGAACCTGCAGAAGGTCGTCGCGGTCGGCGACGAGGACGTCGACCTCGCGCTCGCCGACCACATGGCCTTCCTGCGTTACACCGACCGCCCGGGCATCGTCGGCACCATCGGCCGCATCCTCGGTGAGGTCGGCGTCAACATCGCCGGCATGCAGGTCGCCCGCGCGGCCGCCGGCGGCGACGCCCTGGTGGCGCTGACCGTCGACTCCACCATCCCGGCCGGTGTCCTCACCGACATCGCCGACGAGATCGGTGCGACGTCGGCCCGCGCCGTCAATCTCACGGACTGA
- a CDS encoding PucR family transcriptional regulator, whose translation MRENGRVAADYGDFQDLVDEVSALLGAPATLEDRDFRLIAFGVHDGDDEAAVDPVRTRSILTRRSTAEVRAWFERFGIARATAPIRIPAAPSAGVFTGRLCLPVRHGGVVYGYVWLLDEADHSPAQLSAAMSVAARIGDRLAAMSVAGTEAAQALRALLTGATRAARDTAEDSLRKALGPDADEPHALVCVWPPDRGGKRLAASPPDRWAEHTDDLPGARTVPGAAAIVRVPGWGRWETVAVLVRLRSPQVLAPARTAATRVLSALAASATASAGARAGEAAGAGRDAAEPGTGTGAAETDGLVAGVSDARTALAALPGAWQEATASARAARAQPLLGPIAKWSGIGPYRLLTALPADAPPDPAIAPLLTAAHRELAHTAEVFLDHAGQAGRTATALAIHRQTLYYRLSRIEQLTGLDLSDGESRLLLHMALKAARL comes from the coding sequence ATGAGGGAGAATGGACGCGTGGCCGCTGACTACGGTGATTTCCAGGATCTGGTGGACGAGGTCTCGGCGCTGCTCGGGGCGCCCGCGACGCTGGAGGACCGGGACTTCCGGCTGATCGCGTTCGGCGTGCACGACGGCGACGACGAAGCGGCGGTCGACCCGGTGCGGACCCGATCGATCCTGACCCGGCGCTCGACCGCGGAGGTCCGCGCCTGGTTCGAGCGGTTCGGCATCGCCCGCGCCACCGCCCCGATCCGTATCCCCGCGGCCCCCTCGGCGGGCGTCTTCACCGGCCGGCTCTGCCTGCCGGTCCGGCACGGCGGGGTGGTCTACGGCTACGTCTGGCTGCTCGACGAGGCCGACCACTCCCCCGCGCAGCTCAGCGCGGCGATGTCGGTCGCGGCACGGATCGGCGACCGGCTCGCCGCGATGTCGGTGGCCGGGACCGAGGCAGCCCAGGCGCTGCGGGCGCTGCTCACCGGGGCGACCCGGGCCGCTCGGGACACCGCGGAGGACTCGCTGCGCAAGGCGCTGGGCCCGGACGCGGACGAGCCGCACGCGCTGGTGTGCGTGTGGCCGCCGGACCGGGGCGGCAAGCGGCTCGCCGCGTCCCCGCCGGACCGCTGGGCCGAGCACACGGACGACCTGCCGGGCGCGCGTACGGTGCCGGGCGCCGCGGCGATCGTGCGGGTGCCGGGGTGGGGCCGCTGGGAGACGGTCGCGGTGCTGGTACGGCTGCGCTCGCCGCAGGTGCTCGCGCCCGCGCGGACGGCCGCGACCCGGGTGCTGTCCGCGCTCGCGGCGAGCGCGACGGCGAGTGCGGGTGCACGTGCGGGTGAGGCTGCGGGGGCGGGCAGGGACGCGGCCGAGCCAGGCACCGGCACCGGTGCCGCCGAGACGGACGGGCTGGTCGCGGGGGTGAGCGACGCGCGCACCGCGCTGGCCGCGCTGCCCGGGGCCTGGCAGGAGGCGACCGCGTCCGCCCGGGCCGCCCGGGCCCAGCCGCTGCTCGGCCCGATCGCCAAGTGGTCGGGGATCGGCCCGTACCGGCTGCTCACCGCGCTGCCGGCCGACGCCCCACCGGACCCGGCGATCGCTCCTCTGCTCACCGCGGCACACCGCGAACTCGCCCACACCGCCGAGGTGTTCCTCGACCACGCGGGCCAGGCCGGCCGCACCGCCACCGCCCTGGCGATCCACCGCCAGACCCTCTACTACCGGCTGTCCCGCATCGAGCAGCTCACCGGACTCGACCTCTCCGACGGCGAGTCCCGCCTCCTGCTCCACATGGCCCTGAAGGCGGCCCGCCTGTAG
- a CDS encoding Uma2 family endonuclease, with the protein MTAEKLPDWVFPPPGGFTADDLDRIPDLPPHTELIDGSLVFVSPQKSFHALVLDLLVYTLRGLAPKDLRVRREMTIVLDRENRPEPDLTVLHERAVPAGGHAETSYRAEDVVLAVEVVSPESAGRDRARKPQLYADAGIPHFWLVERMDSGRPVVHTYELDRLGHAYALTGIHHDRLKLSAPFTIDIDLTEIDSM; encoded by the coding sequence ATGACTGCCGAAAAACTCCCGGACTGGGTTTTCCCCCCTCCGGGTGGCTTCACCGCGGACGACCTCGACCGCATCCCCGATCTCCCGCCGCACACCGAGCTGATCGACGGGAGCCTCGTTTTCGTGAGTCCGCAGAAGAGTTTTCACGCTCTGGTCTTGGATCTACTTGTCTACACACTTCGTGGCTTGGCGCCGAAGGACCTCAGGGTGCGCCGGGAAATGACCATCGTGCTGGACAGGGAGAACCGGCCGGAACCGGACCTGACGGTGCTGCACGAACGGGCGGTACCGGCTGGCGGACACGCCGAGACGAGCTACCGGGCCGAGGACGTGGTCCTCGCCGTGGAGGTGGTCTCGCCGGAGTCCGCCGGCCGTGACCGGGCGCGCAAGCCGCAGCTCTATGCAGACGCGGGCATCCCGCACTTCTGGTTGGTCGAGCGGATGGACAGCGGTCGTCCAGTCGTCCACACCTACGAGTTGGACCGGCTCGGCCACGCGTACGCGCTCACCGGCATCCACCACGACCGCCTCAAGCTCTCCGCTCCGTTCACCATCGACATCGACCTGACCGAGATCGACAGCATGTAG
- a CDS encoding GNAT family N-acetyltransferase — MTETVEEKIVVRPAEAADAAAIARAHITSREVAMPWLPPRKRTDAEVERWVREVVLIEADVWVAVDAGGAVLGYAAVEGEWLEHLYLLPEVRRRGIGSLLLARAKEHRPDRLDLHVFQRNTDARAFYARHGFTVVDLNDGSRNMEREPDMTLRWTPVTNGTSTDG, encoded by the coding sequence GTGACGGAGACCGTGGAAGAGAAGATCGTCGTACGCCCGGCCGAGGCCGCCGACGCCGCCGCCATCGCGCGGGCGCACATCACCTCGCGCGAGGTCGCGATGCCGTGGCTGCCGCCGCGCAAGCGCACCGACGCGGAGGTGGAGCGCTGGGTGCGCGAAGTGGTGCTCATCGAGGCGGACGTGTGGGTCGCGGTGGACGCCGGCGGCGCGGTGCTGGGCTACGCGGCGGTGGAGGGGGAGTGGCTGGAGCACCTGTACCTGCTGCCGGAGGTGCGGCGGCGCGGCATCGGCTCGCTGCTGCTGGCCCGGGCGAAGGAGCACCGGCCGGACCGGCTGGACCTGCACGTCTTCCAGCGCAACACCGACGCGCGGGCGTTCTACGCGCGCCACGGCTTCACGGTGGTGGATCTGAACGACGGTTCGCGGAACATGGAGCGTGAACCGGATATGACGCTGCGCTGGACCCCGGTGACCAACGGCACATCTACTGACGGGTAA